A genomic region of Ovis aries strain OAR_USU_Benz2616 breed Rambouillet chromosome 20, ARS-UI_Ramb_v3.0, whole genome shotgun sequence contains the following coding sequences:
- the LOC121817356 gene encoding testis expressed protein 56: MGTARNSQVELKLPLLEKPKTPKNYSHPEVLRHTFETLSNLHKLLPNHLMELLHSCQSEEDKKQCQEAPARPNTARDPGCNPEWPSRACIPSPPDAFFFTWLKKNMRPIEDLASVTQRLSVFGPIESVTLCGRQSAVVVFKHMVSACNAVSALQSRAPGSLFQCAWQQPFMSRELTLPLTKGPQKFPKRV; this comes from the exons ATGGGGACAGCCAGGAACAGCCAAGTGGAGCTGAAACTGCCGCTCCTCGAGAAGCCTAAGACCCCGAAAAACTACAGCCACCCTGAGGTTCTCCGTCACACCTTTGAGACTCTGTCCAACCTTCACAAGCTGCTTCCCAATCATCTGATGGAGCTGCTCCACTCCTGCCAGAGTGAGGAGGACAAGAAACAAT gtcaggaagcaccagccCGCCCCAACACGGCCAGGGACCCAGGGTGCAACCCTGAGTGGCCGAGCCGTGCCTGTATTCCTAGTCCACCAGATGCCTTCTTTTTCAC ATGGCTGAAAAAGAACATGCGACCCATCGAAGACCTTGCCTCCGTCACGCAGAGGTTGTCGGTGTTCGGGCCGATAGAGTCGGTGACTCTGTGTGGACGGCAGAGTGCCGTGGTGGTTTTCAAACACATGGTCTCGGCCTGCAATGCGGTGAGTGCGTTGCAGAGCAGGGCGCCGGGCAGCCTGTTCCAGTGCGCCTGGCAGCAGCCGTTCATGTCGCGAGAGCTGACCCTGCCCCTGACCAAGGGCCCACAGAAGTTCCCCAAGCGCGTTTGA
- the FAM217A gene encoding protein FAM217A: MQKRLFLKIKAPHLGGTAPQVTHLEIPAKQLLLELSFSEFVPQRTQNSKRGLFQLWSYPVREASTTELRDFKISSMETGCNMTNNPMRLFGVNPLTAASVDKRVGSHPALRAPLSLCRPYADGDSFKDTSEPHINLCSTLENNSGELLTAPNWNLKCGNSSVEENLTDESDLSENEKANDALLSYCKKMDLNLKPETIENVEEPFTEELNEVFPYPDFLPPPFSTLDLHKVALSKSDSWKMSVETPASSLEPLMARLLDMERLQHLTIQRERPRLQTSFCAPVATERPPSSKAVSKTRQPKPPDAVGLQMACAEKSHEKMKNSSGSYKPEYRAPKWNWNSAGKYKWGSRPALKTSSTPKQVIAIHDDVKDPNISILNPCQELTIKPAPVQTTQLLVKTVSARCLPPKSPTPISPTALSFPDGHREESQAPRAKKELYRKGVVLGRPFCVQKLSCCLSPSLIAKGKCSPTDQK; encoded by the exons ATGCAGAAGCGCTTGTTCCTGAAAATAAAAGCCCCCCACCTGGGAGGGACAGCGCCACAGGTG ACCCACCTGGAAATTCCAGCAAAGCAGCTCCTGCTGGAGCTCAGTTTCTCAGAGTTCGTGCCCCAGAGAACACAG AATAGTAAACGAGGGCTCTTCCAGCTGTGGAGTTACCCTGTGAGGGAAGCAAGCACCACGGAGCTCAG GGATTTCAAAATATCTTCAATGGAAACTGGCTGTAATATGACCAATAATCCCATGAGGCTCTTCGGTGTGAACCCACTGACAGCTGCTTCAGTGGACAAGCGAGTTGGCTCCCACCCTGCACTGCGGGCACCACTGAGTCTCTGCCGTCCATATGCTGATGGAGACTCTTTCAAGGACACGAGTGAGCCTCATATTAATTTATGCTCAACTCTAGAAAACAACAGTGGAGAACTTTTAACTGCTCCAAACTGGAATCTGAAGTGTGGAAATAGCAGTGTGGAGGAAAATTTAACAGATGAAAGTGATttatcagaaaatgaaaaagcaaacgATGCTTTACTCAGCTATTGTAAAAAGATGGACCTGAACTTAAAGCCAGAAAcaatagaaaatgttgaagaaccTTTCACAGAGGAACTGAATGAAGTATTTCCATATCCTGATTTTCTCCCCCCTCCTTTCAGTACTTTGGACTTGCACAAAGTAGCGCTCTCAAAATCTGACAGTTGGAAAATGTCAGTGGAGACGCCGGCCAGCTCCCTGGAGCCGCTGATGGCTCGTTTGCTGGACATGGAGAGACTTCAGCACCTGACCATTCAGAGAGAGAGGCCCAGACTCCAGACCTCCTTCTGTGCCCCGGTCGCCACCGAACGACCCCCTTCCTCCAAAGCTGTCTCCAAAACGAGACAGCCCAAACCTCCTGATGCTGTGGGGCTTCAGATGGCTTGTGCAGAGAAAAGTCATGAGAAGATGAAAAACAGTTCTGGTTCTTACAAGCCTGAATACCGTGCTCCCAAGTGGAACTGGAACAGCGCTGGCAAATACAAGTGGGGTTCCAGACCAGCTCTGAAAACCTCGTCCACCCCAAAACAGGTCATTGCCATTCACGATGACGTTAAGGATCCCAACATCTCCATTTTAAACCCATGCCAAGAACTCACAATCAAGCCCGCCCCTGTCCAGACGACTCAGCTGCTGGTTAAAACGGTCTCGGCTAGATGCCTGCCGCCAAAGTCTCCCACACCGATTTCACCCACAGCCCTGTCTTTTCCTGATGGTCACAGGGAAGAGAGCCAGGCACCGAGGGCCAAAAAGGAACTTTACCGGAAAGGTGTGGTGCTGGGCAGGCCATTTTGTGTTCAGAAGCTGAGCTGCTGTTTGTCACCTTCATTAATAGCTAAGGGTAAGTGCTCACCCACTGACCAAAAATaa